A window from uncultured Desulfobacter sp. encodes these proteins:
- a CDS encoding glycosyltransferase translates to METSNKIIGNQKKFAALACILTVVAAACLYGTDASSGFQFLKAQPWGNVLITSSSILFFLAMAELVWRIILVIKYKPIPSVSDDQLPTCTVVVPAYNEGRQVFDTLKSLAGSNYPKKKIQLIAVDDGSADDTWKWIKLAKRTLDIPVLTIRQSKNQGKRQALYDGFKKSSGKVLVTVDSDSMVEADTLRNLVTPFSVNPRVGAVAGNVRVLNQNQGIIPRMVDIVFVFSFDFMRASQSMYRTVTCTPGALSAYRKAAVMGVLDKWRKQTFLGRPANIGEDRAMTNMILRQGYHVLFQQNARVFTEVPVVYSQLCKMYLRWARSNVRETIAMARFIFTPFRRESMLGARINLVSDVLKLTVAQGFFLISWGLILWHPAIFGTKTIIGIVLGSSLSATIYAWKFGRISSVLAFAYGFFFFIALTWIKPYALVTPHNSSWLTRACPKAKPDKDLHQLSARQLT, encoded by the coding sequence ATGGAAACGTCCAACAAAATAATCGGAAATCAAAAAAAATTTGCAGCCCTTGCCTGTATTCTGACTGTTGTGGCAGCGGCCTGCCTGTATGGCACAGACGCCTCATCCGGTTTCCAATTTCTTAAAGCACAGCCCTGGGGAAATGTATTAATCACCTCATCTTCAATTCTATTTTTCCTGGCCATGGCAGAACTGGTATGGAGAATCATCCTGGTAATAAAATACAAACCCATCCCAAGTGTGTCCGATGATCAACTGCCGACATGCACAGTTGTAGTTCCAGCCTACAATGAAGGCCGTCAGGTATTTGATACCCTTAAAAGTCTTGCGGGCAGTAACTACCCAAAGAAAAAAATACAATTGATTGCCGTGGATGACGGCAGTGCGGATGATACTTGGAAATGGATTAAACTGGCCAAAAGAACACTTGATATCCCTGTCCTGACCATACGCCAGTCCAAGAACCAGGGCAAACGCCAGGCGCTTTATGACGGATTTAAGAAAAGTTCAGGCAAGGTATTGGTCACCGTGGACAGTGATTCCATGGTGGAGGCCGATACCCTGAGAAATCTGGTAACGCCGTTCTCGGTAAATCCCAGGGTTGGTGCGGTTGCCGGCAATGTCCGGGTGCTCAACCAGAACCAGGGTATTATCCCCCGGATGGTGGACATTGTTTTTGTGTTCAGCTTTGATTTCATGCGTGCCAGCCAGAGCATGTACCGCACAGTAACCTGTACGCCCGGTGCATTGTCCGCATACCGTAAAGCAGCCGTCATGGGTGTTCTTGATAAATGGCGGAAGCAGACGTTTCTCGGGCGCCCCGCCAATATCGGCGAAGACCGTGCCATGACCAATATGATTCTTCGCCAGGGATATCATGTATTATTTCAGCAGAACGCCAGGGTTTTTACCGAAGTCCCGGTGGTTTATTCCCAGCTTTGTAAAATGTATTTGAGATGGGCCCGAAGCAATGTACGAGAAACCATTGCAATGGCACGCTTTATCTTCACACCGTTCCGTCGGGAATCAATGCTTGGCGCACGGATCAATCTGGTTTCCGACGTGCTCAAACTGACAGTCGCCCAGGGGTTTTTCCTGATCTCCTGGGGATTGATTCTATGGCACCCGGCCATATTCGGAACAAAAACCATTATCGGCATTGTGCTGGGCTCCAGCCTCTCTGCCACAATATACGCCTGGAAATTCGGCAGGATCTCTTCGGTACTGGCTTTTGCCTACGGCTTCTTCTTTTTCATCGCCCTGACCTGGATCAAACCCTATGCCCTGGTTACGCCCCATAACTCCAGCTGGTTGACAAGAGCTTGCCCAAAAGCCAAGCCGGATAAAGATCTTCATCAATTAAGCGCTCGGCAATTGACCTAA
- a CDS encoding GAF domain-containing protein has protein sequence MGTHELHYETITRLTTAISQCKEQEEVAMITAESVKSAFNAKGCCVFLVNRETGELGLMGSSGLSQEYLKKGPIHFKQAIKEAKDAVPIAIYDVMDDPRIEYPEAAKKEGISSLLGVPIISHNKIIGAMRLYTAKPWEFSQDDVTVIQAVALICGMAMDMCRMYKGYKTSIEVLKNMRDSSSFNVNKWTPYEGVPTSVDRSICDY, from the coding sequence ATGGGAACCCATGAACTTCATTACGAAACCATCACCCGTTTAACCACCGCAATTTCCCAGTGCAAAGAACAAGAGGAAGTTGCCATGATTACGGCAGAAAGTGTTAAAAGCGCCTTTAATGCCAAAGGCTGCTGCGTTTTCCTGGTCAACCGGGAGACTGGAGAGCTCGGCCTGATGGGCTCTTCCGGACTGAGCCAGGAGTACCTGAAAAAAGGTCCGATCCACTTTAAACAGGCAATAAAAGAAGCCAAGGATGCAGTCCCCATTGCCATTTACGATGTCATGGATGATCCCCGGATCGAGTATCCCGAGGCAGCAAAAAAAGAAGGAATCTCCTCGCTGCTGGGTGTGCCCATTATCAGCCACAACAAAATAATCGGTGCTATGCGGCTTTATACGGCCAAACCATGGGAATTTTCCCAGGATGATGTCACCGTAATCCAGGCCGTTGCCCTGATCTGCGGTATGGCCATGGATATGTGCCGGATGTACAAAGGGTATAAAACCAGCATTGAAGTATTGAAAAACATGAGAGATTCATCAAGTTTCAACGTCAATAAATGGACCCCTTATGAAGGCGTCCCCACCAGTGTTGATCGGTCCATTTGCGATTATTAA